The proteins below come from a single Paramormyrops kingsleyae isolate MSU_618 chromosome 25, PKINGS_0.4, whole genome shotgun sequence genomic window:
- the LOC140583066 gene encoding uncharacterized protein isoform X3, which produces MEKQSHFTFHVILTGMSPEKSPEDCWAVLRAAKNDFLAVLGKVYPEEMPLECAECCLVLYYLEATVILKHLQPPGVVEHMTVQEWMTRSTSEADHTVIVVKEHKTSAQQVATFALSSEEETWFHIYFTQVRPQLLSSKRSQTTSDDLGGDERFFVSTAGRPVFNASNDLTRLHQKYKLDPVTYQTARRIFETATKDLTDQEKSLVADYLTHSTATADEHYRMKQSRNVVLASKLLKKLAGDSSADSAEEGPSCSARGAARDAALASNQQMDVQAAFDQLLRTHPVTLDGDVPEESRERDRKKRRAERQKETDEEPALKKTASMVLSSDESDLADEAPISFTSDLYIQRLEERAHEVQQKPKQDCSVLTGYITKNYNVRQHLEAICTGMLESPWETEKAQKPMVHFEDDEQMDEVFAFLSGIVKNTAEARQQYTLLQGYTPCVKKQQGRCICVDHSMTGGYREFKRSLRRNCCLLCCFFFLLQGFVNNVNKINHFPPYLSGLVVSDVNLMVFVGE; this is translated from the exons atggagaagcagagccattttacatt tcatgtcattctcacggggatgagcccagagaagagtccagaggactgctgggccgtgctgagggctgccaagaacgacttcttggcagtccttggcaaggtgtatccggaggagatgcccctggagtgtgcagagtgctgccttgtcctctactacctggaggccacggtgattctgaagcatctccagccaccaggcgtggtggagcacatgacc gtccaggagtggatgaccaggagcacgtccgaggccgaccatacggtgattgtggtgaaggaacacaagacgtcggcgcagcaagtggccacgtttgcattgtcctctgaggaggagacg TGGTTCCacatctacttcacccaggtacggccacagctcctgagctccaagaggagccAGACGACATCggatgacctgggaggagacgaacggttcttcgtctccaccgcaggcaggccggtgttcaacgcttcgaatgacctcacccggctgcaccaaaa atacaagctggatccagtcacctaccagacggcccggcgcatctttgagacggccaccaaggacttgacggaccaagagaagtccttggtggccgattacctcactcattccactgcgacggctgacgagcactaccggatgaagcagtcgcggaatgtggtgctggccagtaagctgctgaagaagctggcaggagactcaag cgctgactccgcagaggaaggacccagctgttctgcccgtggtgccgcacgggatgctgccctggcatccaaccaacagatggatgtccaggcagcgttcgatcagctccttcggacccaccccgtgaccctggatggcgacGTCCCAG AGGAAagtagagagagagacaggaagaaAAGGAGAGCTGAAAGACAAAAG GAAACAGATGAAGAACCAGCCCTAAAGAAGACTGCCAGCATGGTACTCAGTAGTGATGAATCTGATTTG GCTGATGAGGCACCAATCAGTTTCACTTCAGATCTCTACATTCAGAGGCTGGAA GAACGAGCCCATGAAGTCCAACAAAAGCCGAAGCAAGACTGTTCTGTGCTTACTGGATACATTACTAAGAACTATAATGTACGACAACACCTTGAA GCCATCTGCACAGGAATGTTGGAGTCTCCATGGGAAACAGAAAAAGCCCAAAAGCCGATGGTTCATTTTGAGGATGATGAGCAGATGGATGAAGTCTTTGCATTTCTGTCTGGCATTGTGAAGAATACGGCTGAAGCCAG GCAACAATACACGCTCTTGCAGGGGTACACTCCCTGTGTGAAGAAGCAGCAAGGCAGATGTATCTGCGTGGACCACAGTATGACTGGAG GTTATCGGGAGTTTAAGAGGAGCCTGAGGAGAAACTGCTGTTTactctgttgttttttttttcttcttcaaggatttgtaaataatgtaaataaaataaaccattttCCCCCATATTTATCTGGGTTGGTTGTTTCTGATGTGAATTTAATGGTGTTTGTTGGAGAGTAA
- the LOC140583066 gene encoding uncharacterized protein isoform X4, whose amino-acid sequence MEKQSHFTFHVILTGMSPEKSPEDCWAVLRAAKNDFLAVLGKVYPEEMPLECAECCLVLYYLEATVILKHLQPPGVVEHMTVQEWMTRSTSEADHTVIVVKEHKTSAQQVATFALSSEEETWFHIYFTQVRPQLLSSKRSQTTSDDLGGDERFFVSTAGRPVFNASNDLTRLHQKYKLDPVTYQTARRIFETATKDLTDQEKSLVADYLTHSTATADEHYRMKQSRNVVLASKLLKKLAGDSSADSAEEGPSCSARGAARDAALASNQQMDVQAAFDQLLRTHPVTLDGDVPEESRERDRKKRRAERQKETDEEPALKKTASMVLSSDESDLADEAPISFTSDLYIQRLEERAHEVQQKPKQDCSVLTGYITKNYNVRQHLEAICTGMLESPWETEKAQKPMVHFEDDEQMDEVFAFLSGIVKNTAEARQQYTLLQGYTPCVKKQQGRCICVDHSMTGGCSEHLLESLSCPRHVMRIRSMGRQTPRCMIGRNPRPPAPPPAI is encoded by the exons atggagaagcagagccattttacatt tcatgtcattctcacggggatgagcccagagaagagtccagaggactgctgggccgtgctgagggctgccaagaacgacttcttggcagtccttggcaaggtgtatccggaggagatgcccctggagtgtgcagagtgctgccttgtcctctactacctggaggccacggtgattctgaagcatctccagccaccaggcgtggtggagcacatgacc gtccaggagtggatgaccaggagcacgtccgaggccgaccatacggtgattgtggtgaaggaacacaagacgtcggcgcagcaagtggccacgtttgcattgtcctctgaggaggagacg TGGTTCCacatctacttcacccaggtacggccacagctcctgagctccaagaggagccAGACGACATCggatgacctgggaggagacgaacggttcttcgtctccaccgcaggcaggccggtgttcaacgcttcgaatgacctcacccggctgcaccaaaa atacaagctggatccagtcacctaccagacggcccggcgcatctttgagacggccaccaaggacttgacggaccaagagaagtccttggtggccgattacctcactcattccactgcgacggctgacgagcactaccggatgaagcagtcgcggaatgtggtgctggccagtaagctgctgaagaagctggcaggagactcaag cgctgactccgcagaggaaggacccagctgttctgcccgtggtgccgcacgggatgctgccctggcatccaaccaacagatggatgtccaggcagcgttcgatcagctccttcggacccaccccgtgaccctggatggcgacGTCCCAG AGGAAagtagagagagagacaggaagaaAAGGAGAGCTGAAAGACAAAAG GAAACAGATGAAGAACCAGCCCTAAAGAAGACTGCCAGCATGGTACTCAGTAGTGATGAATCTGATTTG GCTGATGAGGCACCAATCAGTTTCACTTCAGATCTCTACATTCAGAGGCTGGAA GAACGAGCCCATGAAGTCCAACAAAAGCCGAAGCAAGACTGTTCTGTGCTTACTGGATACATTACTAAGAACTATAATGTACGACAACACCTTGAA GCCATCTGCACAGGAATGTTGGAGTCTCCATGGGAAACAGAAAAAGCCCAAAAGCCGATGGTTCATTTTGAGGATGATGAGCAGATGGATGAAGTCTTTGCATTTCTGTCTGGCATTGTGAAGAATACGGCTGAAGCCAG GCAACAATACACGCTCTTGCAGGGGTACACTCCCTGTGTGAAGAAGCAGCAAGGCAGATGTATCTGCGTGGACCACAGTATGACTGGAG GCTGCAGCGAACACCTTCTCGAATCACTCAGCTGTCCCAGACACGTAATGCGCATACGTTCTATGGGACGTCAAACGCCTCGCTGTATGATTGGCCGAAATCCTCGCCCCCCGGCACCCCCACCGGCTATATAA
- the LOC140583066 gene encoding uncharacterized protein isoform X7, with product MEKQSHFTFHVILTGMSPEKSPEDCWAVLRAAKNDFLAVLGKVYPEEMPLECAECCLVLYYLEATVILKHLQPPGVVEHMTVQEWMTRSTSEADHTVIVVKEHKTSAQQVATFALSSEEETWFHIYFTQVRPQLLSSKRSQTTSDDLGGDERFFVSTAGRPVFNASNDLTRLHQKYKLDPVTYQTARRIFETATKDLTDQEKSLVADYLTHSTATADEHYRMKQSRNVVLASKLLKKLAGDSSADSAEEGPSCSARGAARDAALASNQQMDVQAAFDQLLRTHPVTLDGDVPEESRERDRKKRRAERQKETDEEPALKKTASMVLSSDESDLADEAPISFTSDLYIQRLEERAHEVQQKPKQDCSVLTGYITKNYNVRQHLEAICTGMLESPWETEKAQKPMVHFEDDEQMDEVFAFLSGIVKNTAEARQQYTLLQGYTPCVKKQQGRCICVDHSMTGVKDNYLTTRLSGV from the exons atggagaagcagagccattttacatt tcatgtcattctcacggggatgagcccagagaagagtccagaggactgctgggccgtgctgagggctgccaagaacgacttcttggcagtccttggcaaggtgtatccggaggagatgcccctggagtgtgcagagtgctgccttgtcctctactacctggaggccacggtgattctgaagcatctccagccaccaggcgtggtggagcacatgacc gtccaggagtggatgaccaggagcacgtccgaggccgaccatacggtgattgtggtgaaggaacacaagacgtcggcgcagcaagtggccacgtttgcattgtcctctgaggaggagacg TGGTTCCacatctacttcacccaggtacggccacagctcctgagctccaagaggagccAGACGACATCggatgacctgggaggagacgaacggttcttcgtctccaccgcaggcaggccggtgttcaacgcttcgaatgacctcacccggctgcaccaaaa atacaagctggatccagtcacctaccagacggcccggcgcatctttgagacggccaccaaggacttgacggaccaagagaagtccttggtggccgattacctcactcattccactgcgacggctgacgagcactaccggatgaagcagtcgcggaatgtggtgctggccagtaagctgctgaagaagctggcaggagactcaag cgctgactccgcagaggaaggacccagctgttctgcccgtggtgccgcacgggatgctgccctggcatccaaccaacagatggatgtccaggcagcgttcgatcagctccttcggacccaccccgtgaccctggatggcgacGTCCCAG AGGAAagtagagagagagacaggaagaaAAGGAGAGCTGAAAGACAAAAG GAAACAGATGAAGAACCAGCCCTAAAGAAGACTGCCAGCATGGTACTCAGTAGTGATGAATCTGATTTG GCTGATGAGGCACCAATCAGTTTCACTTCAGATCTCTACATTCAGAGGCTGGAA GAACGAGCCCATGAAGTCCAACAAAAGCCGAAGCAAGACTGTTCTGTGCTTACTGGATACATTACTAAGAACTATAATGTACGACAACACCTTGAA GCCATCTGCACAGGAATGTTGGAGTCTCCATGGGAAACAGAAAAAGCCCAAAAGCCGATGGTTCATTTTGAGGATGATGAGCAGATGGATGAAGTCTTTGCATTTCTGTCTGGCATTGTGAAGAATACGGCTGAAGCCAG GCAACAATACACGCTCTTGCAGGGGTACACTCCCTGTGTGAAGAAGCAGCAAGGCAGATGTATCTGCGTGGACCACAGTATGACTGGAG TAAAAGACAACTATTTGACAACCAGGTTATCGGGAGTTTAA
- the LOC140583066 gene encoding uncharacterized protein isoform X6, whose translation MEKQSHFTFHVILTGMSPEKSPEDCWAVLRAAKNDFLAVLGKVYPEEMPLECAECCLVLYYLEATVILKHLQPPGVVEHMTVQEWMTRSTSEADHTVIVVKEHKTSAQQVATFALSSEEETWFHIYFTQVRPQLLSSKRSQTTSDDLGGDERFFVSTAGRPVFNASNDLTRLHQKYKLDPVTYQTARRIFETATKDLTDQEKSLVADYLTHSTATADEHYRMKQSRNVVLASKLLKKLAGDSSADSAEEGPSCSARGAARDAALASNQQMDVQAAFDQLLRTHPVTLDGDVPEESRERDRKKRRAERQKETDEEPALKKTASMVLSSDESDLADEAPISFTSDLYIQRLEERAHEVQQKPKQDCSVLTGYITKNYNVRQHLEAICTGMLESPWETEKAQKPMVHFEDDEQMDEVFAFLSGIVKNTAEARQLTDEISFILDVLLPEATIHALAGVHSLCEEAARQMYLRGPQYDWRLSGV comes from the exons atggagaagcagagccattttacatt tcatgtcattctcacggggatgagcccagagaagagtccagaggactgctgggccgtgctgagggctgccaagaacgacttcttggcagtccttggcaaggtgtatccggaggagatgcccctggagtgtgcagagtgctgccttgtcctctactacctggaggccacggtgattctgaagcatctccagccaccaggcgtggtggagcacatgacc gtccaggagtggatgaccaggagcacgtccgaggccgaccatacggtgattgtggtgaaggaacacaagacgtcggcgcagcaagtggccacgtttgcattgtcctctgaggaggagacg TGGTTCCacatctacttcacccaggtacggccacagctcctgagctccaagaggagccAGACGACATCggatgacctgggaggagacgaacggttcttcgtctccaccgcaggcaggccggtgttcaacgcttcgaatgacctcacccggctgcaccaaaa atacaagctggatccagtcacctaccagacggcccggcgcatctttgagacggccaccaaggacttgacggaccaagagaagtccttggtggccgattacctcactcattccactgcgacggctgacgagcactaccggatgaagcagtcgcggaatgtggtgctggccagtaagctgctgaagaagctggcaggagactcaag cgctgactccgcagaggaaggacccagctgttctgcccgtggtgccgcacgggatgctgccctggcatccaaccaacagatggatgtccaggcagcgttcgatcagctccttcggacccaccccgtgaccctggatggcgacGTCCCAG AGGAAagtagagagagagacaggaagaaAAGGAGAGCTGAAAGACAAAAG GAAACAGATGAAGAACCAGCCCTAAAGAAGACTGCCAGCATGGTACTCAGTAGTGATGAATCTGATTTG GCTGATGAGGCACCAATCAGTTTCACTTCAGATCTCTACATTCAGAGGCTGGAA GAACGAGCCCATGAAGTCCAACAAAAGCCGAAGCAAGACTGTTCTGTGCTTACTGGATACATTACTAAGAACTATAATGTACGACAACACCTTGAA GCCATCTGCACAGGAATGTTGGAGTCTCCATGGGAAACAGAAAAAGCCCAAAAGCCGATGGTTCATTTTGAGGATGATGAGCAGATGGATGAAGTCTTTGCATTTCTGTCTGGCATTGTGAAGAATACGGCTGAAGCCAGGCAACTCACGGATGAGATTTCTTTCATCCTGGATGTGCTTCTACCAGAA GCAACAATACACGCTCTTGCAGGGGTACACTCCCTGTGTGAAGAAGCAGCAAGGCAGATGTATCTGCGTGGACCACAGTATGACTGGAG GTTATCGGGAGTTTAA
- the LOC140583066 gene encoding uncharacterized protein isoform X1 — protein sequence MEKQSHFTFHVILTGMSPEKSPEDCWAVLRAAKNDFLAVLGKVYPEEMPLECAECCLVLYYLEATVILKHLQPPGVVEHMTVQEWMTRSTSEADHTVIVVKEHKTSAQQVATFALSSEEETWFHIYFTQVRPQLLSSKRSQTTSDDLGGDERFFVSTAGRPVFNASNDLTRLHQKYKLDPVTYQTARRIFETATKDLTDQEKSLVADYLTHSTATADEHYRMKQSRNVVLASKLLKKLAGDSSADSAEEGPSCSARGAARDAALASNQQMDVQAAFDQLLRTHPVTLDGDVPEESRERDRKKRRAERQKETDEEPALKKTASMVLSSDESDLADEAPISFTSDLYIQRLEERAHEVQQKPKQDCSVLTGYITKNYNVRQHLEAICTGMLESPWETEKAQKPMVHFEDDEQMDEVFAFLSGIVKNTAEARQLTDEISFILDVLLPEATIHALAGVHSLCEEAARQMYLRGPQYDWRLQRTPSRITQLSQTRNAHTFYGTSNASLYDWPKSSPPGTPTGYIKVSAACTV from the exons atggagaagcagagccattttacatt tcatgtcattctcacggggatgagcccagagaagagtccagaggactgctgggccgtgctgagggctgccaagaacgacttcttggcagtccttggcaaggtgtatccggaggagatgcccctggagtgtgcagagtgctgccttgtcctctactacctggaggccacggtgattctgaagcatctccagccaccaggcgtggtggagcacatgacc gtccaggagtggatgaccaggagcacgtccgaggccgaccatacggtgattgtggtgaaggaacacaagacgtcggcgcagcaagtggccacgtttgcattgtcctctgaggaggagacg TGGTTCCacatctacttcacccaggtacggccacagctcctgagctccaagaggagccAGACGACATCggatgacctgggaggagacgaacggttcttcgtctccaccgcaggcaggccggtgttcaacgcttcgaatgacctcacccggctgcaccaaaa atacaagctggatccagtcacctaccagacggcccggcgcatctttgagacggccaccaaggacttgacggaccaagagaagtccttggtggccgattacctcactcattccactgcgacggctgacgagcactaccggatgaagcagtcgcggaatgtggtgctggccagtaagctgctgaagaagctggcaggagactcaag cgctgactccgcagaggaaggacccagctgttctgcccgtggtgccgcacgggatgctgccctggcatccaaccaacagatggatgtccaggcagcgttcgatcagctccttcggacccaccccgtgaccctggatggcgacGTCCCAG AGGAAagtagagagagagacaggaagaaAAGGAGAGCTGAAAGACAAAAG GAAACAGATGAAGAACCAGCCCTAAAGAAGACTGCCAGCATGGTACTCAGTAGTGATGAATCTGATTTG GCTGATGAGGCACCAATCAGTTTCACTTCAGATCTCTACATTCAGAGGCTGGAA GAACGAGCCCATGAAGTCCAACAAAAGCCGAAGCAAGACTGTTCTGTGCTTACTGGATACATTACTAAGAACTATAATGTACGACAACACCTTGAA GCCATCTGCACAGGAATGTTGGAGTCTCCATGGGAAACAGAAAAAGCCCAAAAGCCGATGGTTCATTTTGAGGATGATGAGCAGATGGATGAAGTCTTTGCATTTCTGTCTGGCATTGTGAAGAATACGGCTGAAGCCAGGCAACTCACGGATGAGATTTCTTTCATCCTGGATGTGCTTCTACCAGAA GCAACAATACACGCTCTTGCAGGGGTACACTCCCTGTGTGAAGAAGCAGCAAGGCAGATGTATCTGCGTGGACCACAGTATGACTGGAG GCTGCAGCGAACACCTTCTCGAATCACTCAGCTGTCCCAGACACGTAATGCGCATACGTTCTATGGGACGTCAAACGCCTCGCTGTATGATTGGCCGAAATCCTCGCCCCCCGGCACCCCCACCGGCTATATAAAGGTAAGCGCAGCGTGCACGGTGTAG
- the LOC140583066 gene encoding uncharacterized protein isoform X5 yields MEKQSHFTFHVILTGMSPEKSPEDCWAVLRAAKNDFLAVLGKVYPEEMPLECAECCLVLYYLEATVILKHLQPPGVVEHMTVQEWMTRSTSEADHTVIVVKEHKTSAQQVATFALSSEEETWFHIYFTQVRPQLLSSKRSQTTSDDLGGDERFFVSTAGRPVFNASNDLTRLHQKYKLDPVTYQTARRIFETATKDLTDQEKSLVADYLTHSTATADEHYRMKQSRNVVLASKLLKKLAGDSSADSAEEGPSCSARGAARDAALASNQQMDVQAAFDQLLRTHPVTLDGDVPEESRERDRKKRRAERQKETDEEPALKKTASMVLSSDESDLADEAPISFTSDLYIQRLEERAHEVQQKPKQDCSVLTGYITKNYNVRQHLEAICTGMLESPWETEKAQKPMVHFEDDEQMDEVFAFLSGIVKNTAEARQLTDEISFILDVLLPEATIHALAGVHSLCEEAARQMYLRGPQYDWSKRQLFDNQVIGSLRGA; encoded by the exons atggagaagcagagccattttacatt tcatgtcattctcacggggatgagcccagagaagagtccagaggactgctgggccgtgctgagggctgccaagaacgacttcttggcagtccttggcaaggtgtatccggaggagatgcccctggagtgtgcagagtgctgccttgtcctctactacctggaggccacggtgattctgaagcatctccagccaccaggcgtggtggagcacatgacc gtccaggagtggatgaccaggagcacgtccgaggccgaccatacggtgattgtggtgaaggaacacaagacgtcggcgcagcaagtggccacgtttgcattgtcctctgaggaggagacg TGGTTCCacatctacttcacccaggtacggccacagctcctgagctccaagaggagccAGACGACATCggatgacctgggaggagacgaacggttcttcgtctccaccgcaggcaggccggtgttcaacgcttcgaatgacctcacccggctgcaccaaaa atacaagctggatccagtcacctaccagacggcccggcgcatctttgagacggccaccaaggacttgacggaccaagagaagtccttggtggccgattacctcactcattccactgcgacggctgacgagcactaccggatgaagcagtcgcggaatgtggtgctggccagtaagctgctgaagaagctggcaggagactcaag cgctgactccgcagaggaaggacccagctgttctgcccgtggtgccgcacgggatgctgccctggcatccaaccaacagatggatgtccaggcagcgttcgatcagctccttcggacccaccccgtgaccctggatggcgacGTCCCAG AGGAAagtagagagagagacaggaagaaAAGGAGAGCTGAAAGACAAAAG GAAACAGATGAAGAACCAGCCCTAAAGAAGACTGCCAGCATGGTACTCAGTAGTGATGAATCTGATTTG GCTGATGAGGCACCAATCAGTTTCACTTCAGATCTCTACATTCAGAGGCTGGAA GAACGAGCCCATGAAGTCCAACAAAAGCCGAAGCAAGACTGTTCTGTGCTTACTGGATACATTACTAAGAACTATAATGTACGACAACACCTTGAA GCCATCTGCACAGGAATGTTGGAGTCTCCATGGGAAACAGAAAAAGCCCAAAAGCCGATGGTTCATTTTGAGGATGATGAGCAGATGGATGAAGTCTTTGCATTTCTGTCTGGCATTGTGAAGAATACGGCTGAAGCCAGGCAACTCACGGATGAGATTTCTTTCATCCTGGATGTGCTTCTACCAGAA GCAACAATACACGCTCTTGCAGGGGTACACTCCCTGTGTGAAGAAGCAGCAAGGCAGATGTATCTGCGTGGACCACAGTATGACTGGAG TAAAAGACAACTATTTGACAACCAGGTTATCGGGAGTTTAAGAGGAGCCTGA
- the LOC140583066 gene encoding uncharacterized protein isoform X2, with the protein MEKQSHFTFHVILTGMSPEKSPEDCWAVLRAAKNDFLAVLGKVYPEEMPLECAECCLVLYYLEATVILKHLQPPGVVEHMTVQEWMTRSTSEADHTVIVVKEHKTSAQQVATFALSSEEETWFHIYFTQVRPQLLSSKRSQTTSDDLGGDERFFVSTAGRPVFNASNDLTRLHQKYKLDPVTYQTARRIFETATKDLTDQEKSLVADYLTHSTATADEHYRMKQSRNVVLASKLLKKLAGDSSADSAEEGPSCSARGAARDAALASNQQMDVQAAFDQLLRTHPVTLDGDVPEESRERDRKKRRAERQKETDEEPALKKTASMADEAPISFTSDLYIQRLEERAHEVQQKPKQDCSVLTGYITKNYNVRQHLEAICTGMLESPWETEKAQKPMVHFEDDEQMDEVFAFLSGIVKNTAEARQLTDEISFILDVLLPEATIHALAGVHSLCEEAARQMYLRGPQYDWRLQRTPSRITQLSQTRNAHTFYGTSNASLYDWPKSSPPGTPTGYIKVSAACTV; encoded by the exons atggagaagcagagccattttacatt tcatgtcattctcacggggatgagcccagagaagagtccagaggactgctgggccgtgctgagggctgccaagaacgacttcttggcagtccttggcaaggtgtatccggaggagatgcccctggagtgtgcagagtgctgccttgtcctctactacctggaggccacggtgattctgaagcatctccagccaccaggcgtggtggagcacatgacc gtccaggagtggatgaccaggagcacgtccgaggccgaccatacggtgattgtggtgaaggaacacaagacgtcggcgcagcaagtggccacgtttgcattgtcctctgaggaggagacg TGGTTCCacatctacttcacccaggtacggccacagctcctgagctccaagaggagccAGACGACATCggatgacctgggaggagacgaacggttcttcgtctccaccgcaggcaggccggtgttcaacgcttcgaatgacctcacccggctgcaccaaaa atacaagctggatccagtcacctaccagacggcccggcgcatctttgagacggccaccaaggacttgacggaccaagagaagtccttggtggccgattacctcactcattccactgcgacggctgacgagcactaccggatgaagcagtcgcggaatgtggtgctggccagtaagctgctgaagaagctggcaggagactcaag cgctgactccgcagaggaaggacccagctgttctgcccgtggtgccgcacgggatgctgccctggcatccaaccaacagatggatgtccaggcagcgttcgatcagctccttcggacccaccccgtgaccctggatggcgacGTCCCAG AGGAAagtagagagagagacaggaagaaAAGGAGAGCTGAAAGACAAAAG GAAACAGATGAAGAACCAGCCCTAAAGAAGACTGCCAGCATG GCTGATGAGGCACCAATCAGTTTCACTTCAGATCTCTACATTCAGAGGCTGGAA GAACGAGCCCATGAAGTCCAACAAAAGCCGAAGCAAGACTGTTCTGTGCTTACTGGATACATTACTAAGAACTATAATGTACGACAACACCTTGAA GCCATCTGCACAGGAATGTTGGAGTCTCCATGGGAAACAGAAAAAGCCCAAAAGCCGATGGTTCATTTTGAGGATGATGAGCAGATGGATGAAGTCTTTGCATTTCTGTCTGGCATTGTGAAGAATACGGCTGAAGCCAGGCAACTCACGGATGAGATTTCTTTCATCCTGGATGTGCTTCTACCAGAA GCAACAATACACGCTCTTGCAGGGGTACACTCCCTGTGTGAAGAAGCAGCAAGGCAGATGTATCTGCGTGGACCACAGTATGACTGGAG GCTGCAGCGAACACCTTCTCGAATCACTCAGCTGTCCCAGACACGTAATGCGCATACGTTCTATGGGACGTCAAACGCCTCGCTGTATGATTGGCCGAAATCCTCGCCCCCCGGCACCCCCACCGGCTATATAAAGGTAAGCGCAGCGTGCACGGTGTAG